The Actinomycetota bacterium genome contains the following window.
ATGACTCTGCCGGCGGCGGCTTCGACACCCTCGGGCTGTGGGACCGCCTCGCGCCCCGCAGCGGCGCCGCCACGCGGGCGACCGCTGCCCTGCTGTCAGCCTGGCTCGCGTGGGCCGGCGCGCTGCCGCTCGGCTTCGGCACGGCAGCTGCCGCTGCCGTGGCCGGCCTGGTCGCGCTCGCGGCAGTCCTCGCGCCCGGCCTCGGCACCGGCCTCGCACTCCTCGTGCTGTGCGCCGGCATCGGCGCCGGTGCCTCGTGGCCGCTCGCAGCAGCCCTCGCCGCGATCGGGACCGCCGTCTGGCTCGCAGCCGGTCGCCGCGACAGCGGCGTCCTCGCGGCCCTCGTCGCGCCGCCGCTTGGCGTCGCGCATCTAGCGCCGACGGCCCCGCTGCTCGCCGGGTTCGCACTGTCGCCGCTGCGGGCGGCTCTCCTCGGCGGCTTCGGCGCGACGCTCACGATGCTCGCGTCGGCCGCATCCGGCGGCGAGGCCCCGTACCTCCTGGTCGCCTCGCGCTGGCTCACGGACCCCATCGGCCTCCGTGCTCCAGACGCCACCATAAGCGCACTCCTCACGTCCTCCGCCGCGCTCGCCCCCATCGTCGCCTGGGGCCTCGCCGCTGCCGCGATGTCGCTCGCCTGCCGCCGGGCATCCCGCCCCGCCGCGGTGCTCGGGGCGTTCCTTGGCACAGCTGCGCTGTACGGGGGCTACGCGCTCGCTGACGCAATCGCCCGGCTCGGCAACACCTCGGCAACGTGGTCGGGGCAATCGTTGCTCCCACACGTGACCGCCTCTCTTATACTGATAGTGCTCGTCATCGCGGCCGGCCCTCCGGTCCGCGGCGAGGAAGAGTGACCCGCAGGCGGGTCGCAACCGAAACCAAGGGGCGCACGTGAGTCTGCTGTCCGACTTCGAAGATCGCATCGGCGGAGCCGTCGAAGGCCTGTTCGCCGGCGCCTTCCGCTCACCGGTCCAGCCGGTTGAGGTCGCAAAGGCGCTCGCGAAGGCGATGGACGACCGCCGGGTCGTCGGCGTGGGCAAGATCTACGCCCCGACCTCGTTCACGGTGGCGCTCTCGTCGCAAGACACGGAGCAACTCGGCGCGTTCGCTCCGACGCTGGCCGGGGAACTCGCAACCTACCTCATCGGCCACGCCGACGAAGCGGGCTACACCCTCGCCGCCCGTCCGGCCGTACGTTTCACGGTGCACGACAACCTGAGGCTCGGGCGCTTCCGCGTGAGCGCCGAGATGGCCGAGGCGTCGCCGCCTGCGACGGCGAATCAGGCCGACAGCTCGATCGCAGCCTCGCCAGTCGCGACCGTCGGCGTCGGCTCGCCCTCACCACCGGCCGTCCACGCGCTCGCCACAGTCACAGTGTCCGGCGTGCAGCACGACGTCGCTCTCAAGGGCGACCGGGTGCTCATCGGCAGGCTCGCGACATGCGGAGTCTGCCTTCAGGACGCCAACGTCTCGCGCGAGCATGCCGCTTTCGTGCGCGAGGGTGCCGACTGGGCAATCGAGGATCTCGGGTCGACGAACGGCACGCTTCTCAACGGAATCCGCACCCCCCAAGCTCGACTCCGCGACGGCGACACGATCGTCGTCGGCGTCACCGAGCTCACGTACCACGAGCCGAAAGGGTAACGATGGTCGACATCGTCCTTCTCGTGGGCAAGTTCCTGCTTCTTGCGATGGTCTATCTGTTCCTGCTCGCGGCTGTACGGGCGGGGGTCGGGCTTGTCGCCGAAGGCGGACCGCGCGCACCCCGGGGGCTCGCGCTCGCGGTGGTCGCCGGGCCCAAGGAACTCAGGGGCACGAAGATCTCCTTGGCGGGGCCGGTCGTGATCGGCCGATCGCCGGGTGCCGACATCGTGATCGCCGACGACTTCGTGTCGTCGATGCACGCCCGGGTCAGTCCCTCGGGAGACGCTGCCGCCATCGTCGAGGACCTCGGGTCGACGAACGGCACGGTCGTCAACGGCCAGGAGATCCGCGGGGCGATCGAGGTCGTCGCAGGTGACGAGATCGACCTGGGCACAGTCCGCGTCAAGCTGGTGAAGACGTGAGCCCCCGGGCCGGACGCTCCGACTACGCAGGCCTGTCCGATGTGGGCCGGGTCCGCACGCACAACGAAGACGCGGTGCTGCTAAGCCCGCCCCTCTATGCTGTCGCCGATGGTCTGGGTGGACACCTGGCGGGCGAGGTGGCGAGCACGCTCGCCATCGAGACGCTGCTCCAGCACGCTCCGCTTCGTGCGGACGCGAAGGCGCTGGGGCGCGCGGCCCGTACCGCCAACAAGGCCGTGCTCGAGGCCGCGCGAGACGCTGATGCGCGCTCAGGCATGGGCACGACTCTCACCGCCGCTCTCGTCGAGGGAACACGCATCGCTGTGGCCCACGTCGGGGACAGCCGGGCATACGTCCTGCACAACGAGCGGCTCGAACGAATCACGGAGGACCACTCCATGGTGGCCGACATGATCCGCGCCGGCACACTCACCGAGGAGGAGTCTCGCACCCATCCCAACCGCAGCGTCATCACCCGTGCGCTCGGCTCAGACCCGAACATGTACGCCGACACCTTCGAGGTGGACGCCTCGCCCGGTGACCGGCTCATTCTGTGCTCGGACGGCTTGACATCGATGCTCACCGACCCTCAGATCGCAGAGATCGTGAACTCCTACCGCGACCCCGAGGTCGCCGTACGCTCGCTCATCGACGCTGCCAATGCGGCCGGAGGCACCGACAACATCTCGGTCATCGTCGTGGAGATCCGCAGCGAGCACTACGAACCGACGGCGGGGCGTCGGCGGGGCGCGCTCTGGGTTTCGGGTGTCGTGTGGGTCTTCGCCGCGATCGCGCTCGTGCTCGTCGCGGGGTTCGGCGCCATGCGCTACGCGCAATCCCGCGCCTACGTCATCTCCGAAAGCGGCTCCGTCGTGCTCTATCGCGGAGTCTCCGGCGATTTCGCCGGAGTATCGCTGCGCTGGCTCGAAGAGGAAACGACCATCACCGCGCGCGCGCTGGGTCCGGTGACCTCCGCCCGCCTTCTGCAGGGAGTGCCGGTCGACGGGGTCGCCGCAGGGATGGCGCTTCTCGACGAGTACCGCGCGCAGGTCGCCACCGAACCCCCGTCCTTCTAGGGGACTCGATGCGAAGCCGCCGCAACACAGAACTCCTGCTCCTCCTCGCGGCCGCGCCGGCCGTGGTCCTGGTGTTCGCCCTCGTGCACGGACACGCGCAGTCCACTCTCACCGCCCGCGACTTCGCGGTACCCGTCGGACTGATCGCAGCTTTCGCCGCCGCCCACCTCGCGATACGCCGCCTGGCGCCCGCCTCCGATCCGGTGCTCCTACCGATCGTTGCCGTGCTCTCGGGCATCGGCCTGGCAGTCGTCACCCGTCTCGACTCAACGCTCGCAGCAAGCCAGGTTGTTTGGGTGTTCGGCGGCGTTGCCGCAATGGTGGCCACACTCGTTGCGGTTCCCTCGCTCGAGCGAATCGCGCGTTACAAGTACACCGTCATGCTTTCGGGCCTGGTGCTTCTGCTTCTGCCCGCGTTCGTCGGCCGAGAGGTCAACGGCGCCAAGCTTTGGCTGCGCATCGGAAGCCTGTCCTTCCAGCCCGCCGAGATCGCCAAGGTGCTCATCGTGCTCTTCCTTGCCGCCTACCTCGCCGAGAACCGCGAGGTGCTGTCGGTCTCCACCCGACGCGTCCTTGGCATGTGGCTTCCGCCTGCGCGGCAGCTCGGACCCCTCGTGATGATGTGGGCGATCTCGCTCGTCGTGCTGGTATTTGAGAAGGACCTTGGCTCGAGCCTGCTGTTCTTCGGCCTGTTCCTTGTGATCGTATACGTCGCCACGGGTCGCGTGGCCTACGTGTTGGTCGGCATCGTGCTGTTCGCGATCGGCGCTACGGGCGCCTACTTCGCGTTCGGCCACGTACAGACGCGCGTCGCGATCTGGCTCGACCCCTTCGCCGATGCTGCAGGCCAAGGCTACCAACTCGTCCAGTCGCTGTTCGCTCTGGCGGCGGGACGTATGACGGGGGTCGGCATTGGCCGAGGATTCCCCGGGCGTATCCCCTTCGTCGAGACCGACTTCATCTTCGCCGTCATCGGGGAGGAACTCGGTCTGCTCGGCGGTGCCGCGCTCATCATCGCCTACCTGGTGTTCTGTATGCGTGGACTTGCCACCGC
Protein-coding sequences here:
- a CDS encoding DUF3662 and FHA domain-containing protein — encoded protein: MSLLSDFEDRIGGAVEGLFAGAFRSPVQPVEVAKALAKAMDDRRVVGVGKIYAPTSFTVALSSQDTEQLGAFAPTLAGELATYLIGHADEAGYTLAARPAVRFTVHDNLRLGRFRVSAEMAEASPPATANQADSSIAASPVATVGVGSPSPPAVHALATVTVSGVQHDVALKGDRVLIGRLATCGVCLQDANVSREHAAFVREGADWAIEDLGSTNGTLLNGIRTPQARLRDGDTIVVGVTELTYHEPKG
- a CDS encoding FHA domain-containing protein produces the protein MVDIVLLVGKFLLLAMVYLFLLAAVRAGVGLVAEGGPRAPRGLALAVVAGPKELRGTKISLAGPVVIGRSPGADIVIADDFVSSMHARVSPSGDAAAIVEDLGSTNGTVVNGQEIRGAIEVVAGDEIDLGTVRVKLVKT
- a CDS encoding Stp1/IreP family PP2C-type Ser/Thr phosphatase, which gives rise to MSPRAGRSDYAGLSDVGRVRTHNEDAVLLSPPLYAVADGLGGHLAGEVASTLAIETLLQHAPLRADAKALGRAARTANKAVLEAARDADARSGMGTTLTAALVEGTRIAVAHVGDSRAYVLHNERLERITEDHSMVADMIRAGTLTEEESRTHPNRSVITRALGSDPNMYADTFEVDASPGDRLILCSDGLTSMLTDPQIAEIVNSYRDPEVAVRSLIDAANAAGGTDNISVIVVEIRSEHYEPTAGRRRGALWVSGVVWVFAAIALVLVAGFGAMRYAQSRAYVISESGSVVLYRGVSGDFAGVSLRWLEEETTITARALGPVTSARLLQGVPVDGVAAGMALLDEYRAQVATEPPSF